TTCAAAGCATGAAATTCAAAACTTACAAGGGTAAACATGATCACCTAAAAAAGTAAATCAATGCAACGTGTCATTAATAAAGCAATGCCAAACATCTAATGGAAGTTATTGATTGTTGTACAAAATTattagcaaataataattaagataagTGAGCGTATATGTTTAGTTTATAATCATGTAatttataatatgataaaattttgatattaatttttatttatttataatttgtttatattctGTTAATGTTTAGTGTTAGAAagcttatattaaaaattaaattctaaaaaagttttaatttaaaaagtgaatgaattctatttttaaattgacatcaaatatatacattaaccatatttttaaacaaattttccTGTcagaaaattgaaaatgataCACGTTTGGTTTCCTCTTGAAAAACCACCTCCATTAGTGTGATCTTATTGCTATACAAACTCAATCAAAGAGGTAAACAATCATTTAGCATCACATCAATATACACGTGCCTAGTTCAACCTTCGAAAAGAATTACGAGAGAAAATGAACCCAGGTAGTCTACCTCAGGTAGTTTGATATTAACGTATGTTTAGTTCAGTATAATCAAGGTAAAATTGAGTTGGGCTAATAAAACGagcataaaattttgaattattaaaaaaaaaaaaaaggaaacatctCTAATTGGAGCAAAATTTTGAAGCTTGATATATAATTACTTTCGTGGGTGCAGTAAATAAAGCCCAGTTAAAGGTGCCATTATTATAAACACGGGTAGCATATACTTGTTTATGTGTAGATTATTTCAGGTCATATACAGTGATATGCATGTATAGCAAGGGAAAAGAAACAATGAAGTAACACATTAATTTCATCAAGACCTTGAGAAAGTATCATCACTAGACAAATCAAAGGGACTCCAGTTACCAAACAATAGATTAGGATCTTGAGTTTCAGGTCCAAGCACTGGCTGTTGAGACATTTCCAGGTTATGATTACCCATCAGGTGAGAATTCGACCAAAGTATCTCTTGAGAGGATGTGTCTTGCCCTGGCAACACTGGCAAGTTGAAGCTGCTTGTGTCATTACTTGTACATTGTTTAGTCCTATCTTGGTGATCTTGATGCTTGTGTGCCGAGTCTAAACTATAGTAGTACATCAAGTGGTCATTGTCGCTCAAAGGAGCTTTCGTCGAGAAGTCGGAGACAGTGAGGCATCCAGCAAGACCATTTTCTTCTGACAACCGAGAACTTGGTTCCAAATTTGTGTTCGAGATGTTAGTGAATATTAGAGAGGGATCAAACTCACTGGTAAATTCTGGAACTTCACAACCACTCTTGGAATCTTGCTGTGGATTCAGGAACTTTGCATAAACAAGTGCAAGATCAATATGAGAACCATCAGGAATCATTGGCGAGCTAGAGGACTCTATGGAGGAATTTCCTTTATGGCTATGTGGATGCCTAATAGAGTTATTAGGCAAGCCTCCACAACCGATACTCTTAGAGTGGTCATTAGAAGATAGCCTCAACGACTTTCCTCTTCTATTCTTCCTGCACCCGCCGCCTACAGGCACATTTCGTAGGGATCCTCCTTTAGTCCAATACCTTCTACAACCCTTGCAAAAGTATCTCGGTTGTGTTAAGCTGTAGTTGTTGTAGTAACAAAATTTAGTATTTGAGGAACCACACCGAGGACAACTTGGTGATATCTCAGAATTTCCCTTCCATCCTGTCTCCATACCAGATCGCTTCAAACTTCATAGGCTTAATAAAACTGCCTGACCGCTCACTGGTTCTCTCTTTTGTAGAGTTTGGAAGCAATTCAGAACGCAGAAACTAGAGTAATTATAATCATGAAATATTGGAAACGTGTGTGTACCCCAAGAGCAAGAATGCAGGCTCACGTTTGTTTCAGGTGCACGACTGTTAAGGAAGTGGAAGTCTTGGAAATGTGTTTGCGCCCATGCACATGAGACAGGCAGGTTTAGGGGTTCCGGTGCCGTTAAGGACGATTTGGGTGGTGTGTAACAGCCCCGGAGGCTAATACTCAGTGTCGCTGTTTGTTACATGTGGCAGAATTGTATTGGAGGGAATGAGGGTGGTAGAGGAAGCAAATGCCTCGAGAGACTGACTTATATTTCTTAGAGGAGCAGGCatcctatattaaaaaaacaccaactTGGCAACCTGACACTCGAAGTGTTTCTCCACCGTCTAATCCTGTACATGTTAATGTCCTCCTCTCAAGTATAACCTCTCCTTGTAAATAGGGATATTCACATATTGTATAGAAAAGAGCTGTGTGTACAAGGCTGGATATCACTAGATTTTTCCctttttgatcattttagcCCATCCCTGTATGAGCTGGATCTAAtcctatatattagtttttattttttttattttaaataattctttaaaaatttaattgttgtaaattaaaagttattcaATTATCCGTCTTCAACAGTAATTCACACAAATCACCATTAATAAATCTTctaaattcatatttaaaaaagataaattaatatgtCTATAATGTTAgctctaattttatatttacataGTTGTCTATCTAAAAGAAAACCTCTAAAGACATAACttaatatttatagaaaaaatttgaaaaaccatATAAGTTggcaaaatattaatttgtcatctaaataatatccatatattaattcatgataattttaaaaattaactcaatcaaatccttacttaatttttttagttttagaaatataatttctgtattaattatattctagtccttgatttctaaaaactattttaatcaagtcatgcttaattaaatcatcccaGTTTTATTTCTGACAAACGATTCTTAATATGCGGGGCCCATTAGGTTTCTAATATGTtgactcaaatataaattataattataattaaataaattaaataatttaatttattatcaattaaacaatcgattaatttatatttgaatatcaTCTAGTAGCATGACATGATCTTCAGATATTTGAAAAGTCATTAGtaatttgacttaacctttcagtgacCAGTTTctcattataattaatattcttttattaataatgCTCTAATTTAATATCAAAGCATGGAGTATGTATGTcatgttaaattatatttgttctttatataatagtcattgatcgtttgaataatatttgaaactcttttcaaatctcattccgtattggtcaaggatttcttagtcaatactatttgaaaacagatgaaatattttttctaatttatttaaggTAATGAATtctctcttgatcactcaagtacttttatataattcatgttatatCCAATATATGTCATTTTGTTATCTCTATTAAGATATCATTTTGTTATCTCTATTAAGATAGCATGTAAcatgatcaaaacataacattctttata
The Populus nigra chromosome 3, ddPopNigr1.1, whole genome shotgun sequence genome window above contains:
- the LOC133688347 gene encoding dof zinc finger protein DOF3.5-like; protein product: METGWKGNSEISPSCPRCGSSNTKFCYYNNYSLTQPRYFCKGCRRYWTKGGSLRNVPVGGGCRKNRRGKSLRLSSNDHSKSIGCGGLPNNSIRHPHSHKGNSSIESSSSPMIPDGSHIDLALVYAKFLNPQQDSKSGCEVPEFTSEFDPSLIFTNISNTNLEPSSRLSEENGLAGCLTVSDFSTKAPLSDNDHLMYYYSLDSAHKHQDHQDRTKQCTSNDTSSFNLPVLPGQDTSSQEILWSNSHLMGNHNLEMSQQPVLGPETQDPNLLFGNWSPFDLSSDDTFSRS